The segment CCCAATTGATTCACTCTATTAACCTGGTCGACGATGTTGTTCGACGAATCGCGCAACACCAGCAGCTCGCCGCCATCGTCAAGCTCCACGGAGCTGTCACAATAATCTTCCACAATGTCATTATCACTGAATACATTTGAATTATCGGCGATAATGAAAAACCCTTTTGCGGCGATGCTTTTCCCCGACGGTATTGTAATCGCATTCGATCCGGCCCCCAATCCCTCTATCTGCCAGCCGGAAAGATTTACAGACGCATTCGTGTTGTTGTATAGCTCGATCCACTCATGCTCAGGGTTGGCCCCTGTTCCCATCCAGGCAACCTCGTTAATCACCACGCGCGGGGGCTCGATGACACTGTTGAATCTCCTGGGTGTACCGTCGATTGGATCACCAGTCGCGTCCAATCCGTTACGCCAACCCAGATTATTGTTTTCCCAGTTCCGATCATAATCTCCCGATGCGGGATTAATCCTCTCCATGCTCAGTTTTGGCGGTGGGGCATTCTCCCCGGCCGGCCAGCAATTGTACTCCGGATGGTTATGATCTTCCATGTTAGCGCTGTCTATGACGCCGCCTTCTCGATCTTTAAGCCGCAGTTTCTCGCCGTCATTGTCGAGCCCATACCCTCCGTAGGGCATGATCAGATCCGCGGCAATATCAGTCACTGCTCCGTCGTGCCGCTCTATCAGATAGTAACCTCCGGGTCCTGTGGACTCGCCGCTGTCCCCATCCAGGCAACTTCATTGATAACAATATCCCCGGCGTTCACAGTGTAGATGGACGAGCCGGCTGAGACGCTGTTGAGATTTTTGGGCGTGCCATTGATAGGATCACTGTTTGCATCCAGGCCGTTCCTCGCGCGCCTGTCGTTATAGATCCAGTTGGAATCAATTCCCGGCGAGGCTGGATTGATCCGCTCCATGCTGTATTTTACAGGCTCGTTGCTGCCCGCAGGCCACGGCCCGCCATCGCTGTTCGCCGAGTCTATAGTCTGCCCCGTGTGATCTTTCAGCTCAAGGCC is part of the Candidatus Auribacterota bacterium genome and harbors:
- a CDS encoding lamin tail domain-containing protein; translation: MTDIAADLIMPYGGYGLDNDGEKLRLKDREGGVIDSANMEDHNHPEYNCWPAGENAPPPKLSMERINPASGDYDRNWENNNLGWRNGLDATGDPIDGTPRRFNSVIEPPRVVINEVAWMGTGANPEHEWIELYNNTNASVNLSGWQIEGLGAGSNAITIPSGKSIAAKGFFIIADNSNVFSDNDIVEDYCDSSVELDDGGELLVLRDSSNNIVDQVNRVNQLG